The window CCCCAGGATTGCGAGGCCGTCGACGCCGAGGCGCAGCATGAACTCGGTCATCGTCCGAATGCTCTCCGTGTCGATCCGGCCCTGCTCGTCGAACGGGGTGGGCGTAATCGGGTAGATCCCGGCCAGCGTCATCGAGGGTCCTCCTGGTCTCAGCGCGGTGCCGTCGCCGGCCGGCCAGCGGACGGCCACGACGCCACCGAAGCGCCGGGATGCTTTCGGCGCGCGCGCCGCCGCCGCCTTCGCATGTCGGCAGCCGGTTCCGACGGCGGCTAGTCTTGCTCGAACGGTGCGCCGAGCGCGGCCGGCGGCGACGCCTGCAGCGCCCGCAGCGTGCGCACGATCCTCAGGCGGGCCCCCGGCGGCAGCCGGTGGAGCGCGCGGTGAATCCGGTCGGCGTTGCCGAGCGCCACGAGCAGCAGCGCGAAGATCATGAGCGGAAACGGCAGCGTGGGGAAGACCTGGGTCGGCACACCCGGCATCAGGTCCTGTAGAACTGTTCCGACAGTCTGCAGCAGGACGAACAGGTACGCGCCGGCGACTCCGCGGAGCGGATCCCAGTTCCCGAAGATGACGATCGCGAGCACGATCCACCCCGTCCCCTCGATCCCGTCCGGGCGGCTCCAGCCGGGCTTGACGGCGAGCGAAAACGCCGCGCCCCCCAGACCCACGAGCGCCCCGCCCGCGATGGCGTAGAGATACCGCACGCGCGTGACGGCGACGCCGCGGGCCGCGGCCGCCGCCGGATGTTCCCCCACGCCGCGCAAGACGAGGCCGGGCGCCGTCTTGAAGAGATACCACCATACCGCGGCGGTGGCGGCGAGGCTCAGGTACACGAGCGGGTCCTGATTGAAGACGATCGGGCCCGCGACCGGCCACCTGTCGAGCAGCGGCACGGGAGCGGGGGAGATCTGCGGTCCCGGCACGTGCGCGACCGGCGTGCCGAGCAGATACGCCAGGTTTTGGCAGAACACGGTCAGGACGAACCCCGTCGCCACCTGATGCTGCCGCAGAGTCAGGCTCGCGAACGCAACCACAAGCCCGGCCGCGGCCCCGACCGCCATCGCCGCCAGGACGCCCGCGGGGACGCTTCCCGCCGTCCGCGCCGCCGCGAACCCCGTCATCGCGCTCAACAGCAGCAGGCCGTCGAGGGACAGGTTGATCACGCCCGATTTCTCGGCGAGCGTCTCGCCGAGCACCGCGAAGATCACCGGAGGCGCGGCAGCGACGACGGTTGCGGCCAGCGGTACGAGGTCCACCGTCAGAGCTCCCCGCGCCCGGGTATGAACCGGCTCTGCAGGCCGCGCAGCAGAAGCACCGACAGAACGAGCAGGCCTTGGATCACCCCGCCCATCGACGAGTCGAGCTGCATAGTCAGCGGGAGCTGCAGGCTGCCCATCGAGATCGCGGCGAACGCGGCGGAGATGAGCGCGCAGGCGACCGCGTTCCGGCCTGCCAGTAGGACGACGAGGATCGCGAGGTACCCGTCGCCGCCCGAGATCAGCGGAAACAATTGGTGGCGTGAGTACGCGCCGGTGACCAGGACGAACCCGCCGACGCCGGCGAGCGCCCCGCACA of the bacterium genome contains:
- a CDS encoding ABC transporter permease; protein product: MDLVPLAATVVAAAPPVIFAVLGETLAEKSGVINLSLDGLLLLSAMTGFAAARTAGSVPAGVLAAMAVGAAAGLVVAFASLTLRQHQVATGFVLTVFCQNLAYLLGTPVAHVPGPQISPAPVPLLDRWPVAGPIVFNQDPLVYLSLAATAAVWWYLFKTAPGLVLRGVGEHPAAAAARGVAVTRVRYLYAIAGGALVGLGGAAFSLAVKPGWSRPDGIEGTGWIVLAIVIFGNWDPLRGVAGAYLFVLLQTVGTVLQDLMPGVPTQVFPTLPFPLMIFALLLVALGNADRIHRALHRLPPGARLRIVRTLRALQASPPAALGAPFEQD